AAGCCTAAAGATTAGCGTAGGCGGGGCAACCTCGACTCAAGGTCAGATTAGAATTGCTCTTGATGCAGCGGCCGTTCAACAGGCTGTCGATAAGAAGTTGAATTTGAATATTGTTTCATCTAACGTTACATTAAGCGTACCAACAAGCTCTTTACCAGCGATCCCGGCCGGCAGTGACATGCTGCTGCTGAGCGTTGATACAAATACGACAGCTGTACAAAGCAATGTCGCTGGAATGAGTCCATCCAAGGCTACCGTTACGCTGAACCTCAGTACATCAGCAGGAGGCAAAGAAACGGCTATCCACCAGCTTAAAGGTGCTGTTACGATTACCTTGACGCTGACTAAGGAACAGCTTGCCAAGATCGATACGGATTTTGCAGGTGTCTATTATGTAAATGGCAGTACGCTGGAATATTTAGGTGGGGTGTTCAAAGATAATACCGTTACCTTTACAACCGATCATTTCTCTTCCTTCGCGGTGCTGGAATATGTTAAGCAGTTTAGTGATACCTCTGGTCACTGGGCAGAGCCGTACATTTCCAAGCTGACGGCTAAGCATGTGATTAAGGGTATCGACGATACGCACTATGGTCCACAAGCGAATGTAACCCGTGCAGATTTTGTTACACTAGCCATTCGTTCACTCGGATTGAATGAGACAAGTGAAACTACGGGGAATGGTGCTTTTGCAGATGTATCAAAAGATGCTTATTATGCATCATCGATAGACAAGGCTGTTCAGCTCGGACTCATCCAAGGCAGTGATAGCAAGTTCCGTCCTAAGGATGCGATTACACGTGAAGAAGCGGCGGTTGTCCTGCAGAAATTGATACAGTACAAAGCTGGAACACAGTCTTCCGTTGCTGCTATTGCAAGCTTTAAGGATATGAGCAGCGTATCAGAGTGGGCGAAACAAGCGGTAAGTGAATTGAAAGCTAAGGGAATCCTTGATGGCAAGGGCGACAATAACTTCGATCCACGTGGCAAAGTAACCCGTGCTGAAATTGCAAAACTGCTGTATGGAATAATCAATTTATAAGAATAGTATGGCAAAGGCAGGCAGAGGTAACTCTGGTCTGCTTTTTGTCGTTTTATGTATTTCACCCCCGCTTTTTTTCTTGTAAAGTAGGAAATTCTTACTATTCATATGATTTTTCATATATAATATTTTTGAATAAATTTTTAATAGACTTTATCCGGCAGTCATTCTCCTTGTTACGGCACTTCTTCCAATTGGCGCAGGAATGGGTATTCATCCATGGGTGCTTGTATTCCTTATTCTGTTATCTACTGACCCCTTCTTCTTTGCTTATCCATCACTAACGTATCTGACCACTTATTATAGTGCTGAAGGTAAATTCTTTACCTACAAGCATGCTCAAAAGATTGCCTTAGATTATGGACTTTTCGTTATATTACTAGCGATCCTATGTATTCCTTATTGGCGCTGGCTCAGACTCATTCCATAATACATAGATTGGAGAAACAAACCTTGAAAGTAAAGTTAGCACATATTTTGCTTCTACTTACGATGATTTTTGCGGTTCTTCTGTACAGAGGGAGTCTGGACTCTATTGATCATCTGTTACAAGATCGCGTGATGCAGCACGAGCGGTCTGTGGATACTACGATTGCTATTATCGGGATAGACGATCAAAGCTTGAAGGACTTTGGCAGCTGGCCGTGGAGCAGAAATGTTCATGCACAGCTGTTAGATACACTCTCTGAGGGACATCCTGCTGTGATCGGCTTTGACCTGACGTTCCCGGTGGGCTCAGAAGATCCCGAGGCAGATACAGAATTCGCTGCGGCTGTCGCTCGGGCGGGAAATGTTGTTCTGCCCGTATACGGTACTTTTGCATCTAATACTGAACAAGGAAAAATAGAAGCGCTGGAGCTGTCCCAGCCGTTTGAAGCCTTGCGAGAGGTTGCGGCTGCAACCGCGCACATTAATACCATTACCGATACAGACCGTGTGGTGCGTAAGGCCCTTTATTCTTTTGATTATGAAGGTGAGTCTATTCACAGCTTGTCATGGACGGTCTATCAGAAATATCGAGAGGCGATGGGAAGCACTGCTGATCCGCAGAAGCTCCCGCTGGATGACTTTGGACGGTTTTATATCCCCTATTCAGGTGGCAAAGGCGCCTTTGAAGAGATTCCTTACTCGGCCGTGCTTAGCGGAGAGGTCCCACCCTCTTATTTTGAGAATAGAATTGTGCTTATCGGACCTTATGCTACAGGGTTTAAGGATGACTTCCTAACACCGATTAGCGGAAAAAACACGTTATACGGTGTGGAAATTCATGCGAATATCATCCAGTCTCTGCTCGACGATAATTATAAACGAGTGCTGGACTGGAAGTGGAACGAAGTAGTGCTCTT
This Paenibacillus sp. FSL R5-0345 DNA region includes the following protein-coding sequences:
- a CDS encoding CHASE2 domain-containing protein, which gives rise to MKVKLAHILLLLTMIFAVLLYRGSLDSIDHLLQDRVMQHERSVDTTIAIIGIDDQSLKDFGSWPWSRNVHAQLLDTLSEGHPAVIGFDLTFPVGSEDPEADTEFAAAVARAGNVVLPVYGTFASNTEQGKIEALELSQPFEALREVAAATAHINTITDTDRVVRKALYSFDYEGESIHSLSWTVYQKYREAMGSTADPQKLPLDDFGRFYIPYSGGKGAFEEIPYSAVLSGEVPPSYFENRIVLIGPYATGFKDDFLTPISGKNTLYGVEIHANIIQSLLDDNYKRVLDWKWNEVVLLLVALLAYLLFRKVKMLYSYAAIVVIIALLIFAGRYFYDQGTVISLGYVIPLLIVSCIIVIAFQYLEELMEKRRVTDIFGRYVAPQVVDQILKNGQEGLKLGGSRRELTLLFVDIRGFTPLSEAAEPEEIVEILNEYLDLTAGCIFEFDGTLDKFIGDATMAIFNAPLLLEDHPMQAVKAAWAMKEGSAAVEQKLFERFGLVVKFGIGVHTGPAVFGNIGSKTRMDYTAIGDTVNTAARLESNAKPGQILISEATYAFVKDRVSAVSLGEIKVKGKEQGISVYELEGLK